From one Methylomonas paludis genomic stretch:
- a CDS encoding efflux RND transporter periplasmic adaptor subunit — translation MKKTILTIIFGCSVVLALTGIAGQALAQTPTEKVSRPALTVAGVKPKLIDIPVKLSANGSIAAWQEAIISADVSGLRLLDIKAQVGDQVKKGQILAVFDDEQVLADVEQSRAALAEAEANLADAKVNADRARGVVSSGAISAQQINQFFTTAKTAAAKVQSAKAHLDNQLLKLKHTRLLANDDGVISARNATLGTVPGVGEELFRLLRQNRLEWRAEVTAAELLQLQPGQLVNLEVPGAPKVVGKIRALAPALDQRSRNALVYVDVPDAYRNGLRPGMFARGEIGLGAKSGLMVPLDAISLRDGFSFAYRIEQLDGEHAKVRQLKVQLGNTVGELVEILGGLNADDLLVASGAAFLADGDNVRVVSK, via the coding sequence ATGAAAAAAACCATATTGACCATCATCTTTGGCTGCAGTGTCGTCTTGGCCTTAACCGGCATAGCCGGTCAGGCGCTTGCTCAAACCCCCACAGAAAAAGTCAGCCGTCCAGCGCTGACAGTAGCCGGCGTCAAACCGAAATTGATCGATATTCCGGTCAAACTCAGTGCCAACGGTTCCATAGCGGCCTGGCAGGAGGCCATCATCAGTGCTGATGTGAGTGGCTTGCGCCTGCTGGATATCAAAGCCCAAGTGGGTGATCAGGTCAAAAAAGGCCAGATTCTGGCGGTGTTTGATGATGAACAAGTGCTGGCGGATGTCGAGCAAAGCCGGGCAGCGCTGGCCGAGGCCGAAGCCAATCTGGCCGATGCCAAAGTCAACGCCGACCGGGCACGCGGAGTGGTCAGCTCCGGTGCCATTAGCGCCCAGCAAATCAATCAGTTTTTTACCACGGCAAAAACCGCCGCCGCCAAAGTCCAGTCCGCTAAAGCCCATCTGGATAACCAATTATTAAAATTAAAACACACCCGCTTGCTGGCCAACGATGACGGCGTGATTTCCGCGCGGAATGCCACCTTGGGCACCGTACCAGGGGTGGGTGAAGAATTATTCCGGCTGCTGCGCCAGAATCGCCTGGAATGGCGGGCCGAAGTCACCGCCGCCGAACTGTTACAGCTCCAACCGGGGCAGCTGGTCAATCTGGAAGTACCGGGGGCACCCAAAGTCGTTGGTAAAATTCGGGCATTGGCCCCGGCGCTGGATCAGCGCAGCAGAAATGCACTGGTCTACGTGGATGTGCCTGACGCTTACCGAAATGGCTTGCGCCCCGGCATGTTTGCTAGGGGCGAAATTGGTCTGGGGGCAAAATCCGGCCTGATGGTACCGCTGGATGCCATCAGTTTACGTGATGGCTTTAGCTTTGCTTACCGCATAGAACAGCTGGATGGTGAGCATGCCAAGGTCAGGCAGTTGAAGGTGCAACTGGGTAATACCGTGGGAGAACTGGTGGAAATTCTGGGCGGACTCAATGCCGACGATCTGTTGGTGGCCTCGGGCGCCGCTTTCCTGGCCGATGGTGACAACGTCAGAGTGGTGAGCAAATGA
- a CDS encoding efflux RND transporter permease subunit yields the protein MSISTWCIRNPIPALMFFVLLSFAGMLSFQAMKIQNFPDLDLPTVSVSASLPGASPAQLETDVARKIENALASLQGLKHITTKIQDGSVTMTVEFRLEKPVQEAVDDVRSGISKVRADLPNELRDPVVTKLDLAGSPILAYTVTSNKLDDEALSWFVDDALTKKLLRLRGVGAVNRVGGVSRQILIALDPVKLQALGATAADISSQLRRIQRESSGGRTDLGSGEQALRTLGNVATAGELKSMQISLADGRSIRLEQVATISDTIAEPRSLALMDGQPVVGFEVTRSRGASEVEVGAEVQKVLAELQTADADLKITEAFNFVIPVAEEFQGSMSLLYEGALLAVLVVWLFLRDIRATLIVAVALPLSVIPGFVGMHYFGFSLNVVTLLALSLVVGILVDDAIVEVENIVRHLRMGKTPYQAALEAADEIGLAVIATTFTLIAVFLPTAFMSGISGRFFKQFGWTAALAVFASLLVARMLTPMMAAYILKPTNETEHSDGRIMRSYMLTAAWCLRHRFITISGAVAFFVGSIFLIQFLPTGFIPADDNPQTQVFVELPPGSTLAETRAAAEQARQLLTQVDYVKNVYTTIGAGSAGSDPMAGSSGSGEIRKATLTILLANRQDRPVRKQVIEQKIRQVLEIIPGVRTKVGLGASGEKYILVLSGDNPQALSLAARAVEQDLRTIPGLGSIVSSAALIRPEIQLHPDFAAAADLGVTSVAIADTLRIATVGDYDWFLPKLNLEQRQIPVVVKIDSDGRRDLELLKRLAVPSSKAIGPVMIGQVATMELSSSPAVIDRYDRSRNINFEIELSGAPLGDVTTAVANLPSITNLPPGVKQVNIGDAEMMNELFTSFGLAMLTGVLCIFVVLILLFKDFLQPVTILAALPLSFGGGFIALLLTGKALSMPSMIGLIMLMGIATKNSILLVEYAITAWRHQGVSRLEALLDACHKRAQPVVMTTIAMGAGMLPIALGWGSSDSSFRSPMAVAVIGGLVTSTVLSLLVIPVAFTYLDDFKNIFMRYWQKLRR from the coding sequence ATGAGTATCTCCACTTGGTGTATCCGTAACCCCATTCCGGCACTGATGTTTTTTGTACTGCTCAGCTTTGCCGGCATGCTGAGCTTTCAGGCCATGAAAATCCAGAACTTTCCAGATCTGGATTTGCCGACCGTCAGCGTTTCCGCCAGTTTGCCGGGGGCATCGCCTGCGCAACTGGAAACCGATGTGGCGCGCAAGATCGAAAACGCGCTCGCCAGTTTGCAGGGTTTAAAGCATATCACCACCAAGATTCAGGACGGCAGCGTCACCATGACCGTGGAATTCCGTCTGGAAAAACCGGTACAGGAAGCGGTTGATGATGTGCGCTCCGGCATTTCCAAAGTCCGGGCCGATTTACCCAATGAATTACGCGATCCTGTCGTCACCAAACTGGATTTGGCCGGTTCGCCGATTTTGGCCTACACCGTGACCTCCAACAAACTGGATGACGAGGCCTTGTCCTGGTTTGTTGATGATGCCTTAACCAAAAAACTGTTGCGTCTGCGCGGAGTAGGGGCGGTAAATCGGGTCGGCGGGGTCAGTCGACAGATATTAATCGCCCTAGATCCGGTCAAACTCCAGGCTTTAGGTGCTACTGCTGCCGATATTTCCAGTCAGTTACGTCGTATCCAGCGCGAAAGCTCAGGTGGCCGCACCGATTTGGGCAGTGGTGAACAGGCCTTGCGAACCCTGGGTAATGTCGCTACCGCCGGCGAACTGAAATCCATGCAAATCTCGCTGGCAGATGGCCGCAGCATCCGCTTGGAACAGGTCGCCACTATCAGCGATACCATCGCTGAACCCCGCTCTTTGGCGCTGATGGACGGCCAGCCGGTGGTCGGCTTTGAAGTCACTCGCAGCCGAGGCGCCAGCGAGGTGGAAGTGGGAGCCGAAGTGCAGAAAGTGCTGGCCGAATTGCAGACTGCTGATGCCGATCTGAAAATCACTGAAGCCTTTAACTTCGTGATACCGGTTGCCGAAGAATTTCAAGGCTCCATGTCCCTGCTTTATGAAGGCGCATTGTTGGCCGTACTGGTGGTCTGGTTGTTTCTCAGAGACATACGCGCCACCTTGATCGTGGCAGTAGCCTTGCCATTATCGGTTATCCCCGGTTTTGTCGGTATGCATTATTTCGGCTTCTCCTTAAATGTGGTCACCCTGCTGGCATTATCACTGGTGGTGGGTATCCTGGTGGATGATGCCATCGTGGAGGTGGAAAACATAGTCCGGCATTTGCGCATGGGTAAAACCCCGTATCAGGCCGCGCTGGAAGCGGCTGACGAAATTGGTCTGGCGGTCATCGCCACTACGTTTACCTTGATTGCGGTGTTTTTGCCCACCGCCTTCATGAGCGGTATCTCCGGCCGGTTTTTTAAACAGTTCGGCTGGACGGCGGCGCTGGCCGTTTTTGCCTCCTTGCTGGTGGCGCGTATGCTCACCCCGATGATGGCGGCCTATATCCTCAAGCCCACTAATGAAACCGAGCATAGCGATGGCCGCATTATGCGCAGCTATATGCTCACCGCTGCCTGGTGTTTACGGCACCGCTTTATCACCATTAGCGGCGCGGTGGCCTTTTTTGTGGGTTCAATTTTTCTGATTCAGTTTTTACCCACCGGCTTCATTCCCGCAGACGACAACCCGCAAACCCAGGTTTTTGTAGAATTACCGCCTGGATCGACCCTGGCCGAAACCAGGGCCGCCGCCGAACAGGCCCGGCAATTACTGACCCAGGTGGATTATGTAAAAAATGTCTACACCACCATAGGCGCAGGTTCGGCGGGTAGCGATCCTATGGCCGGGTCGTCTGGTAGCGGTGAAATTCGTAAAGCTACGCTGACCATCCTGTTGGCCAATCGCCAGGACAGGCCGGTGCGCAAACAGGTGATTGAGCAGAAGATACGCCAGGTATTAGAGATTATTCCCGGTGTCCGCACCAAAGTAGGTCTGGGCGCATCCGGCGAGAAATATATTCTGGTCTTGAGTGGCGATAATCCGCAAGCCCTGAGCCTGGCGGCCCGTGCCGTGGAGCAGGATTTACGCACCATACCGGGCTTGGGCAGCATCGTCTCCAGCGCCGCATTGATCAGGCCGGAAATCCAGTTGCATCCGGATTTTGCCGCAGCAGCCGACCTGGGTGTAACGTCAGTGGCCATAGCCGATACCTTGCGCATTGCCACCGTAGGCGATTACGACTGGTTTTTACCCAAGCTTAATCTGGAACAGCGCCAGATTCCGGTGGTGGTCAAAATTGACAGCGATGGCCGTCGTGATCTGGAACTATTAAAGCGTCTGGCCGTGCCGTCCAGCAAAGCCATAGGCCCGGTCATGATCGGCCAGGTGGCTACCATGGAATTATCCAGCAGTCCGGCGGTCATCGATCGTTATGACCGCTCCCGCAACATTAATTTTGAAATCGAATTATCCGGCGCACCCCTGGGCGATGTCACCACTGCCGTGGCTAATTTGCCCAGCATCACCAATCTGCCGCCCGGTGTCAAACAGGTCAATATCGGCGATGCCGAAATGATGAATGAACTGTTTACCAGCTTTGGGCTGGCCATGCTTACCGGCGTGCTGTGTATCTTTGTGGTGCTGATCCTGCTGTTCAAAGACTTTCTGCAACCCGTCACCATTCTGGCCGCCTTGCCCTTATCGTTTGGCGGTGGCTTTATCGCCCTGTTGCTCACCGGCAAAGCCTTGTCCATGCCGTCCATGATCGGTTTGATCATGCTAATGGGTATCGCCACCAAAAACTCCATATTATTGGTGGAGTACGCCATCACCGCCTGGCGGCACCAGGGGGTAAGCCGCTTGGAAGCACTGCTGGATGCCTGCCATAAACGCGCCCAGCCGGTGGTGATGACCACCATCGCCATGGGTGCCGGCATGTTGCCGATAGCCCTGGGCTGGGGTTCTTCGGATTCTTCGTTCCGCAGCCCAATGGCCGTCGCGGTCATCGGCGGTCTGGTCACCTC